In a single window of the Streptomyces sp. NBC_00285 genome:
- a CDS encoding MarR family winged helix-turn-helix transcriptional regulator, producing the protein METETATRWLTDAEQCAWRTHLEVNRLLTYQLERDLQPFGLTMNDYEILVNLSESEGVRMRMSDLAAATLQSKSRLSHQITRMESADLVRRENCESDRRGLYAVLTEHGMETMKKVAPHHVASVRRHFIDLVPVDSLTELDKALKPIADHLRGQRGRP; encoded by the coding sequence ATGGAGACCGAGACGGCCACGCGCTGGCTGACCGATGCGGAGCAGTGCGCCTGGCGCACCCACCTGGAGGTCAACAGGCTGTTGACGTATCAACTCGAGCGGGACCTGCAGCCGTTCGGCCTGACGATGAACGACTACGAGATCCTGGTCAATCTCTCCGAGTCGGAGGGCGTACGGATGCGGATGAGCGACCTCGCAGCCGCCACCCTGCAGTCCAAGAGCCGGCTCTCGCACCAGATCACCCGCATGGAGAGCGCTGACCTGGTCAGGCGTGAGAACTGCGAGTCCGATCGCCGCGGCCTGTACGCGGTGCTGACCGAGCACGGCATGGAGACGATGAAGAAGGTCGCGCCCCATCACGTGGCGTCTGTGCGGAGGCACTTCATCGACCTCGTGCCGGTCGATTCCCTGACGGAACTCGACAAGGCCCTGAAGCCCATCGCGGACCATCTGCGGGGGCAGCGAGGCCGCCCGTAG
- a CDS encoding AIM24 family protein, giving the protein MSQYPGAGPTVHDPMTLPSDDNVNNYTFCVELKGSQWFLQKGKMIAYYGQMDFNGIGHGRFDGLIRTSFHSPLHASDWVVAEGSGKMLLADRAFDVNSYDLENGNLTIRSGNLLAFQPSLALKQSIVPGFLTLIGTGKFVAASNGPVVFMEPPIRVDPQALVGWADCPSPCHHYDHGYMTGLMGGLRAMTGLGGASGEEHQFEFVGAGTVLLQSSEVLMVEQPTGVVPNEPGVPGGYGAPTGHPQQPGAPRLPGQLGDLQRRFGL; this is encoded by the coding sequence GTGAGCCAGTACCCGGGCGCGGGCCCCACCGTGCACGACCCCATGACGCTGCCCTCGGACGACAACGTCAACAACTACACCTTCTGCGTGGAGCTCAAGGGGAGCCAGTGGTTCCTGCAGAAGGGGAAGATGATCGCGTACTACGGCCAGATGGACTTCAACGGCATCGGACACGGCCGTTTCGACGGACTCATCCGTACGTCCTTCCATTCGCCTCTGCACGCGAGCGACTGGGTCGTGGCGGAGGGCTCGGGCAAGATGCTCCTCGCCGACCGGGCCTTCGACGTGAACTCGTACGACCTGGAGAACGGCAACCTGACCATTCGCTCGGGCAATCTGCTCGCTTTTCAGCCAAGTCTGGCTCTCAAGCAGTCGATCGTGCCCGGCTTTCTGACCCTCATCGGAACGGGAAAGTTCGTGGCCGCCTCCAACGGCCCGGTGGTGTTCATGGAGCCCCCGATCCGGGTGGACCCGCAAGCGCTTGTGGGCTGGGCGGACTGCCCCTCGCCGTGCCACCACTACGACCACGGGTACATGACCGGTCTGATGGGCGGTCTACGTGCGATGACGGGCCTCGGCGGGGCCTCCGGCGAGGAGCACCAGTTCGAGTTCGTGGGGGCCGGAACGGTGCTGCTCCAGTCCTCGGAGGTGCTGATGGTCGAGCAGCCCACGGGGGTGGTTCCGAACGAGCCCGGAGTACCCGGCGGATACGGGGCGCCCACAGGGCATCCACAGCAGCCGGGGGCACCGCGCCTTCCCGGACAGCTGGGGGACCTCCAGCGTCGCTTCGGGCTGTGA